From the Malus domestica chromosome 17, GDT2T_hap1 genome, one window contains:
- the LOC114822759 gene encoding biogenesis of lysosome-related organelles complex 1 subunit 2-like, with product MAAAAKEEQKDELAESFNDLFGSVSAVVKSELQGSTNHLDLLEKMNMRVAEEYKGFGDVAAGLSVFVEQLKAKSGSFDEYVKQIDVIEQQVTEFEAVVSVLDRYASMLESKVESVYQNPSAS from the coding sequence ATGGCTGCTGCTGCGAAGGAAGAGCAAAAAGACGAGCTCGCCGAGTCCTTCAACGATCTCTTCGGCAGCGTCTCCGCCGTTGTCAAATCAGAACTCCAGGGATCGACCAACCACCTCGATCTTCTCGAAAAGATGAACATGCGAGTGGCCGAAGAGTACAAGGGCTTCGGCGACGTGGCGGCGGGGCTGAGCGTGTTCGTGGAGCAGCTAAAGGCCAAAAGCGGCAGCTTCGACGAGTACGTGAAGCAGATCGACGTCATCGAGCAGCAGGTGACGGAGTTCGAGGCTGTTGTTTCGGTGCTCGATAGATACGCGTCGATGTTGGAGTCCAAAGTTGAATCTGTTTATCAGAATCCATCGGCTTCCTGA